The Streptomyces achromogenes DNA segment GGCTGAACTGGCCCGGCCAGAAGTCGCTGCCCGGCTGTGGGGCGTCGGTGTGCACCGGGCCCGGCAGCCTGCCGGTGTCGTCGAAGGTCTGCCCGGCCGGCCAGTCGCCGTTCTTCCAGGTGTCGAAGACGGTCCGGTGGTTGTCGGAGTTGGTGGTGATCGTGAACAGCCGGCCCTCGGCCAGCATCGAGTCCCACAGACCGCCCACGGTCGCGGTCGCCCAGTCGAAGCCGCCGTACGTGAGGTACGCGTCCGCCGGGTAACCCGCCCAGGACTGCGCCGACGGCTTGTTCTCGTACTCGCCGCGGATCGACGTGACGCCGCGCAGGCCGGGGAGCGCCGCGCCCTGGGCGCCGGGCGCGCCCTCCATGCCGATCATGATGTCGGGGGCCGCGTCGCGCCAGCCGCGCAGCTCGTGCGGGGAGTCGATGCCCAGGCGCAGCGGGTGGTTGGCGAGCACGAGGACGTCGTCGACGTAGCCGGTGCGACGCTGCTCGGCCAGCCACTTCAGCGCCTTCACCGCGTGCGCCTCGTTGCGGGCGGTGTCCGCGTCGGCGGCACCGCCCTTGTCGTACCCCAGCAGCTTGCCGTCGTAGGCCAGCTCGAACCGGGTGAGCAGGTCGACCTCGTGCGGGCCGGGCGCGGCGAACACCGTGCAGTGCTCGGCGGCCGGGATGTACCACTCCAATCCCTGAAAGATCAGCCGGCGCGGGTTCGCGGCGCGGGCCTTGACGATCTCCCGGTGCTCCAGCGCGGCGCCGTAGCGGGCGTGCCCGAAGTTGGAGTGCTCGTTGAACACCATCCAGTCCAGGCCGTACCGGGCGGCGGCCCGCGCCTGCTGGGAGAACGTGTACTTCGCGTCGTGGCTGTACACGGAGTGCACGTGGTGGTCGCCGACCAGGTAGGCGAGCCGCGGGTCCTCGCCGCCGCAGCCCCTCTCGTCGGCCGCGGCC contains these protein-coding regions:
- a CDS encoding histidinol-phosphatase, with the translated sequence MTEQQLPDWADPSVSSAALDPQGVSRRQLLRRAGLFGAAFTLGGATTPALAGPAAADERGCGGEDPRLAYLVGDHHVHSVYSHDAKYTFSQQARAAARYGLDWMVFNEHSNFGHARYGAALEHREIVKARAANPRRLIFQGLEWYIPAAEHCTVFAAPGPHEVDLLTRFELAYDGKLLGYDKGGAADADTARNEAHAVKALKWLAEQRRTGYVDDVLVLANHPLRLGIDSPHELRGWRDAAPDIMIGMEGAPGAQGAALPGLRGVTSIRGEYENKPSAQSWAGYPADAYLTYGGFDWATATVGGLWDSMLAEGRLFTITTNSDNHRTVFDTWKNGDWPAGQTFDDTGRLPGPVHTDAPQPGSDFWPGQFSRTHVGVTGYGYRAVMTGLRKGRVWLDHGHLLDGLEVRLRREHGGGRGVTLGGRLRVRRGEKLTLDITVTTASRPNPQGVLPELAHVDVIRGAVRGPVADRDSWRAPDTRVVCSTDVSGRKGTYTLCVPLPVGDESFYVRLRGSDGNRGGTGYLGASVDPRGPVPHEPGNGDPWADTWFYSNPVFVDVAS